The following coding sequences are from one Eleginops maclovinus isolate JMC-PN-2008 ecotype Puerto Natales chromosome 13, JC_Emac_rtc_rv5, whole genome shotgun sequence window:
- the arhgef1a gene encoding rho guanine nucleotide exchange factor 1a isoform X4, which translates to MRNNSALQSVTLRTKTPGMRERPTSAIYPSESFRQTLLGSRRGRSGLSLSKSVSTNNIAGTLSEDSNLGLRRILSQSTDSLSFRNRAMSIESLNDDGDNYYSSVLEELELEGQDFKADSWSMAVDSSYLQTHRKNIIKRQDVIYELIQTELHHMRTLHIMERVFRQGMLDELQMDLCTVHAMFPCLDQRIRTHSHFLAQLLLRHNSSLQPGSYRNYTIHQLGDILLEQFSGQCADDMRKTYAEFCSRHMKAVKLYKELLARDKKFQCFIRRVSRGPLLRCHGVQECILLVTQRISKYPVLIQRIVENTAVNDDEEEASSIAQASFMVRELLSSIDQQMEDLEKTQRLQEIQAKLDPRSDTRVRDGGLFKPSELFRRRLVHEGTLYWKTPGSRLKDTTVLLMTDILVFLQEKDQRYFFPCLDKSSVLSLQNLIVRDIANQERGMFLISDSTPPEMYEFHAASKEDKNIWIRHIQRTVSKCPSREEFPLIETEQKAHLRRLKADIHQKDREMLELLQERVTLFCELAEVTSGHEGLQTHNTRILFRADTPQAPRAEKLLQDATTEVERLSELLLGSSIDIPLPCHHTHMEGGDTSDQDLLVNGDHDGFAAKKIYQRLVNLSVYLHAIQGAVIKQDSILELLLQPQESTSPAAGGVWRPLWRDGVNRESSAVSGIGELTLLQRQHSLLQEELLRLRDAESRFKESEKARAKLEKQVRNMKDTQPVSLQPHREPSTGAETLWISRDPASQSEGLQDGSDVEVDMTSDDDDGTVSESSKDLHDIPEEI; encoded by the exons ATGCGGAACAACTCAGCCCTGCAGTCTGTCACGCTGCGCACAAAGA CTCCAGGAATGCGCGAGCGTCCAACTTCGGCCATCTACCCCTCTGAGAGCTTCCGACAGACCCTGCTGGGCTCCCGCCGGGGTCGCTCCGGCCTTTCCCTCTCCAAGAGCGTGTCCACCAACAACATTGCTGG GACCCTGAGTGAGGACTCTAACCTGGGGCTGCGCAGGATCCTCTCCCAGTCCACAGACTCCCTCAGCTTCAGGAACAGAGCTATGTCAATAGAGTCCCTGAACGATGACG gaGACAACTACTATAGTTCAGTGTTagaggagctggagctggagggaCAGGACTTTAAGGCCGACTCATGGAGCATGGCAGTGGACAGCAGCTACCTGCAGACACACCGCAAGAACATCATCAAGAGGCAGGATGTCATCTATG AGCTGATTCAGACAGAGCTGCACCACATGAGAACGCTGCACATCATGGAGAGGGTTTTCCGGCAGGGCATGCTGGATGAGCTTCAGATGGACCTGTGCACCGTGCATGCCATGTTCCCCTGCCTGGACCAGCGGATCAGGACACACTCCCACTTCCTGGCTCAGCTTCTCCTGAGGCACAACAGCAGCCTGCAGCCTGGATCATACCGCAACTACACCATCCACCAGCTGGGAGACATACTTCTAGAGCAG TTCTCAGGTCAGTGTGCAGACGACATGAGGAAGACCTACGCTGAGTTCTGCAGCCGCCACATGAAGGCTGTCAAACTGTACAAGGAACTGCTGGCCAGAGACAAGAAGTTCCAGTGCTTCATACGG CGGGTGAGTCGTGGGCCCTTGCTGCGTTGCCATGGTGTTCAGGAGTGCATCTTGTTGGTGACTCAGCGGATCTCCAAGTATCCTGTCCTTATTCAGCGTATAGTGGAAAACACTGCAGTGAACG atgatgaagaggaagccTCCTCTATAGCCCAGGCTAGCTTCATGGTCAGAGAACTTCTAAGTTCAATAGACCAACAG ATGGAGGACCTGGAGAAAACACAGCGTCTGCAAGAGATCCAGGCCAAGCTTGACCCGCGTTCTGATACCAGAGTGAGGGATGGGGGGCTGTTCAAGCCTTCAGAGCTTTTTCGCAGGAGACTGGTCCATGAAGGAACCCTGTACTGGAAAACCCCAGGATCCCGGCTCAAAG ATACAACAGTCTTATTGATGACAGACATCCTGGTGTTTCTGCAGGAGAAAGACCAAAGATACTTCTTCCCATGTCTg GACAAATCCTCAGTGCTGTCCCTCCAGAACCTGATAGTGAGGGATATAGCCAATCAGGAGCGAGGCATGTTCCTGATCAGCGACTCCACTCCTCCTGAGATGTACGAGTTCCACGCTGCCTCCAAAGAAGATAAGAACATCTGGATACGCCACATCCAGCGCACCGTCAGCAA GTGCCCATCAAGAGAGGAGTTTCCCCTCATAGAGACGGAACAAAAGGCCCATCTGAGAAGACTCAAAG cgGACATCCATCAGAAGGACCGGGAGATGctggagctcctgcaggagagggTCACTCTGTTCTGTGAGCTGGCTGAGGTCACCAGCGGTCATGAGGGGCTACAAACCCATAACACTCGCATCCTGTTCAGGGCGGACACCCCCCAAGCCCCCCGGGCAGAGAAGCTCCTGCAGGACGCCACAACTGAGG TTGAAAGGTTAAGTGAGCTCCTCCTGGGTTCCAGCATTGACATCCCTCTTCCCTGCCATCACACCCACATGGAGGGGGGAGACACGA GTGATCAGGATCTGTTGGTCAATGGAGACCATGATGGCTTTGCAGCTAAG AAGATCTACCAGAGGCTGGTGAATCTGAGTGTGTATCTTCATGCAATCCag GGCGCTGTCATCAAACAAGACTCCatcctggagctgctgctgcagccgcAGGAGTCCACCTCCCCAGCTGCAGGGGGAGTGTGGCGCCCCCTGTGGAGGGATGGTGTAAACCGGGAGTCCAGTGCAGTGTCCGGTATCGGGGAGCTGACCCTCCTGCAACGACAGCACagcctgctgcaggaggagctgctgaggCTGCGGGATGCCGAGAGCCGCTTCAAGGAGAGTGAGAAGGCCCGGGCCAAGCTGGAGAAGCAGGTCCGGAACATGAAGGACACTCAG CCTGTTTCTCTGCAGCCACACAGGGAGCCCTCCACCGGAGCCGAGACCCTCTGGATCAGCCGGGACCCTGCCAGTCAATCAGAGGGCCTGCAGGACGGCAGTGATGTGGAGGTGGACATGACGTCAGATGATGACGATGGGACTGTATCTGAGAGTTCCAAAG ACCTTCATGACATTCCAGAGGAGATCTGA